TATCCCAGTTACATTTTGCTTTGATCACTAATAATACCAATTTTACTTCTGTGAGCACACGCCAGCTGATAAGATTTTCAGCTTTGCCAAAGATAATCCCAGAAATGCAGTTGAGATTTGATTGCACTGGGCCCTGAAGTCTGTTTATTTTGCCTATATATAAATACAGCGTAAAATGTAAAGAAGCCCGTCTCCTGGGCGCTGGTCTTGTTGTACTCCTTCCCGTCTCTCCCGAGACATACACACCACCCTGCTCTGTTTATATAGTGGTTTTGGAGAGCCCTGTCTCACAAGTACTTACTTGCGAATTTATCtcatcttttctttccatttcataaCATGCAGAATGcagacatggaaaaatattcagactCTCCAGTAGGATTTTGGCTTGCCTTGACATTGATGTGCACCTGTTTCAGCCAACCTTCTGTCTTGTTCTTGGGGAAACCCAAGCATAACTGCCACCAGGCCATCAATTCCTATGTTCCTTAGGCTTGGGGCTGGAGAGGTCAGACCACAGCAATGCCTGTCTCCTGCCTCGAGATGGCATGGCTATTGCTGGGTTGGAGCCATGCCTGCTGGATCCAGAATGGAGCCAAGCCTGTCTGGCAGGAGAGAACAAGCAGTGGTATTTGTTACATGGGGTAACAGTAGGTCCGAAGATGTGTAAGAAATCCACTGAAGAGATTCAAGACTCAGTGAAGGAGTTTCCTTTTCATTGCgtcccatgacaagggatgcaAAGTGGACCCAGtgccattttcattttaaaaagcaaaactgacGTACTGGGAGGACCTGCTCTCCCTTCTACAACTCAGGTtggtttctctctctcacacacatttcTGATTTGGTTATTCCCAGCACACGGCACTTTCTTGGGTCATATTCGGTTGGAACCTCACAAGCCTCAGCAAATCCCCATCGATTCCACAGTCTCATTTGGTGCATCCACAAGGGCATACACTCTACGTGAGAAGCCTCAGACATTGCCATCGGCTGTGAAAGGAGATGAGAAGATGGGTGGAGAGGATGATGAACTCAAGGGCTTACTGGGGCTTCCAGAGGAGGAAACCGAGCTTGATGTAATTCCATGTCTATGTCACTGTCTTTGTCTTTTGGGCTCTTGGTTTTTACACTATGTAGCTGTTCTCTGTAGCTTGAAATGCCAGTGGCTTAGCAGTAGGAGGTTTTCTTGAGCCTAGTAATGGGCCTTTGCCACTTTGGCAACATAGTGTGGTCAGGTGTAACACACTTTGGAGAGCTACATTGTGTGGGTTTGGGTATGTATGACCAGGGCAAACAAGGAGACTGGGTCTCCTGCCAGTAGACCCTCTGGGTGTCTTGGGCACCTCCACTGGATGTTAGAAGCCAAGGCTGGGAGTTTAAAGTTTCCAAGAGCTGCACTGTCCAATGGAGTAGCTACCaaccacatttcaagtactcagtGGTCACGTGTGGCTAGTGACTACCATATTGAATAGCATGGATAGAGAACATTTCCAAGAAGTTCATTTGGACAGCACTGGCTTAGAGAGACTGAAGCTTTTATTCAtttacattgcttttttttttatattgtccaAAATAGCCCAGGAATCTTCTGAATAAAAACTAGACTGCTTTTGTTCTTAATGGGGCTGGCTGCTCTGAAAGCCATGAACTTTACGAGATTTAATTTTAAGGTGCTGTGGTTTTCCTTTGCTAGAGGCTGACCCAGTGGTTTGTGATGTGGCTGTTGTCCTTTGCATGTCAATCCTGCACGGGTGTAACTGGTCTCTTCATAGTCTCTTCAGGTAGACCGATGCAAGCATGTCCCTAACCACCCACGTGCATTTACTTTTCGTATACACTAAGTTTCCCAgccaggaggaagaaaagcacagtagaaatctttaaattttaaagttttttttttttttttcctaaaaaagttAGCCTCATACCTCACTGGCAGTCATTCTTGCCCATTTCTCCACCAGGCTGCTTCCATGCTTCCGTGTCTTTTAAGTTCAGTATATTAGGTCCCTCCTGGGCCTTCGTTCTCAAGACATTTGGAATATCTCAAATTGCAGTGCAGATTGGAGTAAGTCTGCCAGATTGGGAAGAGGCAGGCAGCAGTGGTGAGGCCAAGTTAACCACTGAGGTGGGTGCTTGGTCATGAATAGAAGAGGAGCTGTACCCAGGAATGGGCAGTGACAGAATATTAACACCAAATATTAAGTGCATTAGCAGTCCTTAGgagttttgttatttatttatttatttccttatgaattttaaagGAGAAAACTGTCAATTGTCCTTTCTCAtctctgtttttttacttcaaaacTATTCTTGGAGTTCTTCTTAGCCATATTCCTTTATTTCTCAACATGATAGCCTTTCTCCTAAAAAAACACCAAAACCTGAACTTGCATGTTTGCACAGATGACCTGTTCTCAGCTCCAGGCCTTTACTTCCTTTTGAGTATCACTGCCCCATTAGTCAGGATGTTCCACATTCTATTAAAGGAGGCTTATTAATACCAGCAGTCTAGGGACAGTAGTGAATCTCTTCTGGTACAGAAGAGAATTTTGTCTGCCTGGGGAGGTCAAGGTTAGCCCCTAAGGCCTTTCTGCCCTTTATTTAGTAATATATTCTCCTTCAAATTCCCTGCATACTGACTCCTGTCTTTCCTGTGTGAACCTTGGCCTAGAACTTGACAGAGTTCAACACTGCCCACAACAAGCGGATTTCCACCCTCACCATTGAGGAGGGGAATCTGGATATTCAGAGaccaaagaggaagaggaagaactcACGGGTGACTTTCAGTGAGGATGATGAGATCATTAATCCAGGTGAGGTATCTTCCTAGTTTCTTCTGATGAAAAGACTATAGTCTCAGTGTACACAACCTGTAGGTCAGTTGTAGTATTTCTCAACAAGGTTTAGGATAATAGATGCCATATTAAGGGGAGATACTACTTACAGTTTATTGGTGGAATACCCACAACACTCAAACGTCATCCAGTTGCAGTGTGGAAGAACTAGCTAAAGTAGGACTGTCTAGTTCAGTATACAGAGCAAGGCTGTAATTCTCTGCTGACCCAGTATGTCTGTGACACAAGAGGTTTAAGTGAAGTATAGGTGTTTGATGTCTTTACCTCAAAGCAGAACATGTTATTATGGGGTTCTGAGAATGATTGGTAACTCTAGGATTGGAAAATCTTCTGCCACTGTTAACCACATTGATGACTTGGCTCTGTAAGGAGTAATTTACAGAAGTTTGTATGGAAATGTCAGTAAGACGAGAGCATTAGTTTATGGGACGGCCACTAAATTTACCAGTTTGTTCCAccattcaacattcatttattgGGCTCGTGTCATATCTCAGATATTCTGATAGGTAGATAACATAGAGCTGGGAAATAGAGTTTATGCAATGAAGATGGTATTGGGATTCATAAAACCTTGTTTGAAAATAAATCTCAATGGATGGAAAAAAGGTTCCCAGACTAACaagttgtttttatttcctaaattGAAATGCAATGAGAATGACTTTCAAGTCCTCTATTTAGGTTCAAAATATTGAGTATTTAAATGGAGAAGATCTCCTACAGTGACAGCTGATGAAAAAAAGATGTAGCAGTGTCAGTTAATTGAAATGCAGTCTGAGTCATCAGGGGATGTGAAAACTAATCAAGAGCTGTAATAGAAGGATGGGGGTCAGTAACCCACTGGCCTGCATTTGAGTAGAAGTCATCCAGATGTGTTACTAAATGCAAGCATGGTCCACCCAGGGGTTATGTGGTCCTGGGAGGAGGAGATGCATGGCTAGGGAAGAATGGTTCCCTGAATGTGGGGAGTACAGGGGGAGCATGTGTGAAGGAGAGCAGGTTGGAGGAGGCACGGCCACTGTGGTCGGATATTTACAGGGCTAGCCTTAGGGAAAAGGAGTGGACAAACCAGAGCCTGGGGGTAGCAAGTATTTGGCTCAGTATACAAAGCAACAATGattttttctcatatttagaAGAAGAATTAAAAGGATTCCTCTAAAAATGGGGACATTCATTCTAGTGATAGCAAGTTCACTTCCTGATGGAGTGTGAGGTGTAATGGATTAATTCTCAAGTAGTGACACCTGAGGGAAATGTTTCGGCAGGGGCTGGATGACCAACCTGGAAAGCTTATTTCTGGGCCACAGAACTTAATTACATGAGTTTCTAGGGGGTCGAACCTAGCAATTTGTAATTTTAAACAAGCTCTTGGTTGTACTGATGAACACCCATCAATTTGGGAGTTACTGGGCTAGACTGTCTTTTAAGTCTCTTTGCAGATTCAGGGTCTCATCTACTCTATTTTTCTCACTGACAATTACTTCCCTGGAGCTTCATTAAGGCAGTCTGTTCTGGCAGAGGATTGCATGGTGGTTCAGAGCACGGCCTCTGAAATCAGAGGGTCCATCTTTGAAATTCACTTCTCCACTTAGGAACTTTGTAACCTTTGTCAAGTGACTTAACAGACTGCTGGCCtcacagggtgggtggggagatgaaatgattaatacatgtaaaaatactTCAGATAAGTGCTTGGCATTCAGTAAACCCTGGATAGATGTTAGCCGTTATCTCTATCATCTGCCTCCCCTTTTACCCATGTAACTTTTCCTATACCAGAAGTAGGCTTAGCAAGGAATTTGTTGGTAGATCTTCCAGGAGCAGAGAGATCTTGGAGCAGGTGTATCTTCTCTCTAGGAGGAGAATGGCTAGAGAGTGAGGAGCAGGTGAGAGGCCTGAGCACCATTCAGCCAGCACAGGGCAGGGTCCCCCAGAGACGCTTAGCCCCCGCCTCCACGGGCCTGTTGTGCGAGTGGGGCATACCCTTTATTAGCCACTCCTCTAGGGCTCCAGTTGCTCTTGTGCTTCATTTAGGTTTTCCTTGCTGAAGGGATGATTGGAACAGGGTTCCTAGAGGGATGAAAGAAAGGGTAAGGATGCCTTTTTTAAAGACCTTGTCTCCTTCCTGATCAGCCTggatatctttttctttcttcttccacatGGAagccatttgttcattcactcatttgttgaaaaaaattggTTGTGAGCGTAACACCAGGGCATGTTCTTTAGAGGCATCCTAATATGTGAAAAGCCAGACTTAAGCCAGGGgttaattatttaaatgaaatgggGAATCTTTGTTTTTCAAAGGATTTCATAGGAGTGTGTTTTTAAATAGCAAGCGCCCTCGTTATATTTAAAGTAAGATGTACAGCATTTATAAGGGAACAATTATTTTCCTACCACTGAAAGGGGGTTGAAGTAGGTTGGAGCACTTTTCTCTAGTAATGATAATAAGTTTGTGCCTGCCTGTTCCCACACATTCAGCCTTCCGTGAGAAAACTTGGTCATTCTAGGTGACCCAGCACCGTAGTCCTGTCTGTACTACAGGAACACTGTTTTCACCTCTTGAAACCCCTCTACTATGCTGTAGCCTATCTGGCTTTACAGCTGTAAACTCCTTAAAGGCAGGATATCTTGCTCTTTATTCCCATGCCTGATGTCCAGTAAGGCATGAGAGAGTGGCTGACTGCAAGCACATTCCTTCCTTGGTCCTAGTGCTTTCTCCCTGCAGAGTGAGTGAACCTGGAGGCTTTCTAGGGTCTAGTAGTGTGTGGGTAAGCTGTAAAATGGAGCTCCTCTCCACTCTGCCTGGACGGAGAGTGAGGGTTCAGATCCTTTAGGAAAAGTCTTGATTATGTACAGGTCAAAGGCCAAGTTAAGTTGAAAGCCCTTGGTCTCCATATTAATTCTATTATCTGCTAGTGAGCGAGCATTAACCAGGTGTCTGGTGTGTGACCTCCTATTTTATCACTAATGGGATTGATAATATGTGCTCTTGGGGTTCTCCCCTACAAAGAGGAAAGTGTGTGGAATGGGAAAGAACTTGGGGAAGGCAACACAGCCTAGTGGTCCAGAGCACCATATTTCTGGCTGACTGGACTCAGATCCTGGCTCTTCTATCCTCCAGCAGGGGACTGGGCCAGCACTTCTCTTCCAAGCctgagtttgttttcttttctgttaaatgTTTTTGTAGTTGTACTTACctcacagggttattgtgagggtTTAACACAGTGCGCGGCACAACAGTAAGCACTGAGGCATAGCTGTGTGTTGCGGTCTTCCTGTGAGCTGTGATTGCCTGCTTGGCGGTGAGCCTTGTGTCTTGTCATCCTGTCGTTGGAGCACCAAACTAACCCTTCCCTTGCCTCTTACCACAGAGGATGTGGATCCCTCAGTTGGTCGCTTCCGGAACATGGTGCAgactgcagtggtcccagttaaGGTAGGAAGCACATTATAACAATATCTGAAATGCTATAAAGTCTGGTTTAAAACCCAGTCTTTTATGTGTAGGTAAGTGTTAGATATGtgcttaattttaaaacatagtctttgctcctccattttttatcctGTGGAAATACTTCTGCCCTATCTGTGTCTAGAGGACCTTGGAGTGCATTAGAAATGCTACAGGTGACCAGCCTGCGTGATGCTGTGTGTAGAATATGATGTGATGTGAGTCTATAAATTTACCTCTGAGCAGGGTGCAGAGGCCGACCTTTTTTTTAGCCGTTCCCTCCTGACTCAGAGTAAGTCATTAGATGAGGAGAGGTGGTGGTGCATTTTTGCATGGCACCTCTGGCTTTTGCCATGCCTTTATTGTTGTGAATGGGAATGGCGCAGATAGGAAAGGCAGCCCAGATCTGGATTAACTTTAAAGATCAGGTATGTTAGAGAACAAAGAAGTGGAAGCTTCAGAGATACTCTGATTGCTCAACATGTGGAGGAACTACCTGTCAGCCAGGACTGACAAGAGGGAGGGAACAGATGGCCCCTTGAAATAGTGACATCCCTGTTCAGAGGTGTTGCGAAGTGACTGGAAGATGCTGGCCAGAGGTGCTCTAgagagtttgtttttaaaagaatttttagaaTGTATTAGACTAGATTGATAAAATGTGTCAAATTTCAGGATTAGTCTTTGTTTAATCCAGAAGGAGTCGAGGAATGAGGGGGATTCTTTTGTGAACTTTAGTGTGGAAAAGCGCAAGGTGGAATTTTTCTGTCACTTGATAGCATTCATGCCACATTCCCCCTTgagctcttttctctctcttttttccttttaaaccaACAGATATttttatagttgacccttgaacaactcaGGGGTTAGAGGTCTGATCCCCTGCACAGtcgaaaatctgcatataacttgaCTCCCCAAAGCTTTACTCctaatagcttactgttgaccggaagccttaccaataacaaaaACAGCCAATTAACACATAacttgtatgttatatgtattatgtactgtattcttaccacaaagctagagaaaagaaaatgaaagtgtttttttaaattgtcacagacctccaaaaaaatttccaatgtatttattgaaaaaaatccatgtgtaagtAGACCTGTCCAGTTCAAACGCATGTTGTTTAAGAGTCCACTGTACTTTTATGTCGGTTTTATTGTGGTATACTTTACATACCATAAGATGCGCTCATTATAAGTATACAGTTTGAGTTTTGACAAGTGTATACACCTAGCTAACCACCACCATATATGATGTATAGGTGATTTCCATCATTCCAGGAAGTTCCCTCATATCCctttgctatatacttccctcctaATCCCAGCCCACCAGTAAATTGCTTTCAGTTGCTGAGATTTGTTTTGCTTTCagattaatgtttaaaaattggGCTTCCAACATGAAGATACTAACTTCCTATTTTCCCTccaaaaaagataaattttaatgCCTTCTTCCACCTGCTATCACCTCCGTTTCCTAAAAGGGCATATTAACAGAAAGAGGGAGGCATATGACCTTAGGATGAAGAGTAGACACTTAAAGTGGATCAGTTGTACTCTAGGAAAAGCCCACACATTGCCTCATTTTTCTCCGTGTGGCATAGGATGGTGAATGCTTTGTGTGTGGCAGTGTTTGGGAGCCATCACATTACACAACCACTGTCAGGTCTCCTCAGACCCTGAGATTTCAGGACAGTGAAATAAGTTTCCTGAGAAACAAAACAAGTTAGAGGCTTAGGGGCCTTCCCCTTGTTTTCTAGGGCTGGGATAGAAAAGGCTAATTAACACAACTCTTGTGCCTCACCTCTTATCTCCTCTGCTTCTTGTAACCACAGAAAAAGCGGATGGAGGGCCCTGGCTCCCTAGGCCTGGAGGAAACAGGGAGCAGGCGCATGCAGAACTTTGCATTCAGTGGCGGACTCTATGGGGGCCTGCCTCCCACACACAGTGAAGCCGGCTCCCAGCCACATGGCATCCACGGGACAGCACTCATTGGTGGCTTGCCCATGCCATACCCGAACCTTGCCCCAGATGTAGACTTGACTCCCGTTGTGCCGTCAGCTGTGAATATGAACCCCGCACCAAACCCTGCGGTCTATAACCCTGAAGCTGTCAACGAGcccaagaagaaaaaatatgcaaaagagGCTTGGCCGGGCAAGAAGCCCACACCTTCCTTACTGATTTGATGTTTTTGGTCATGGAATAGGGTGGGATTGGGTTGGGAATAGGGTGGAAGGGTGATGGGGGAGCTAATGAGCTAGGGAGAACAACGTTCCGTGTGTGCGGTATCGTCTTTCAGAATGTCTCCTGGGGTCCTGACCATGTATTGTTAAAACAGGTTGGGGTTGAAGCATCCCATAAAGGCCTGTCTTCAGAACCTTCAGTGTAGAGAACTGTGTCAAACATCCTTTTAAATAGGCGTAACATTTAAAGGCCTAAACATTCTCAGGCCTcacattatctttttattttctcccttacTAGGATCGTTGTTATTTAAAGTCATACACCCAGGGAAAGACCCCAGGCCCTCAGGTCAAATCTGGAGCTGTGGAGGTGACAACAGAATTGCCGGCCTTGAGGGTCCAGCAGCCTAATTTAATTTACTGTCCCTGCAAGTCCCAGGTAGCAGGAGGGTAGCCGTGGATCCCGGGGTGATTAAAAAGAGCATTTAGAATTCTTCAGCTAAGCTAAGGTTTAAACTCAAACATGTTTACCTGGGTCAGTGGTTTTGAGGTCCAGTAGTTAGGCTTTCTCTTTTGTCCTGTCTGTTGGAATGAGAGCATTTTGATTTTCCTTCCTCTGTGACCAGTGCCACAGACACAGGTTGATAGTTATAAACTCACAGTATTGTTTTTTGAACTTCACCTGTTTTTCTTGTCAAACCTGGGTGCTCTACTTGCCGAAGTTTCTCGTTTGATTCCAGAGTACTGTCCTCTACTCTAATGCATTACTTTCCTTTTCAAGTGTAATGAAGGCAATTCTTAAAGGATCTGACCAGTTAGAGCAATtccaattaaaaaggaaaagattttactTTGCAAATAACTGATGTCTCGAAGGACGTTTGTAGATGTTGGTTCAGAGGCTCTTCCCCCCCTTTGACAGAGAGCTCTTGTCATCCAGACTCCAAGACTAGACCTGGCTAACAAGCATAGGAGGCGAAGGTAGGAAACATTATATGAACTTTGTACAGAGATTTGTACATTTGTGTAATAGGCCTTTTCACGCTTTATGTGTAGCTTTTTACCTGTAACCTTTATTACATTGTAAATTAAACGTAACTTTTGTCATTCGGGTGTAGTCTGCTTTGTTTGCCATTACCGATTCCCACTCCCATTAGGGAATGTTTGTCAGAGGTGCAGGTGTTGGCCTTGGGAGGTGATGCTCTGTCCTTATTTTACTACCACAAATAAAAATgatccctgatgaatgcagaaATTCTAATTAAGGATTCCAGTCTGCATCCTGAAGCCTGCCAAGCAAAGTGGGCCAAGGGGTGCTGCTGACGTTCATCAGAAGGCAGAACCACAGACCTGACGGGGGAGACTGGGCGCTGGGGCATTTGTCCTGGGCTGCACATGGTGGACACCTGCTCTCTGGTTATAGCTGCAGGCATGTGAACTGTAGCTCATGTGGCAGGAGAGCAAAAGGAAGCTGAAGCTGAGTAAGTAGCAGGAGTTCAAGCAGAGTTTGTGTTGAACGGATGTGTCCTGGTAACAAGAACCTCGTGCACTTTGTGTGTGCTGAGACTTACATCTGGCTTTGTGATGAAGATGGCAACTAGGTTCCAAATCCCATGGGTTGCAAGTGCGGACTTGTGGCAGGAGCAGCCTGCTAAAGAACAGAGATCTGTAAAACCACAGCTGCACAAGAAGTTGACTTCTTAGCTGGCTTCTGTGAAAATGCACGTCCTGGGACCGCTTCCTCTCTGCAGTGAAGGTTACTGTTGGTCTGGTAGCCGCCACTCACCGAGCACCTACCTCCCTGCCACCATTTACAGCATGTCATTTAATGCCTGTAGTCCTAAGAGGAATACCGTTTATCCCcactctacagatgagaaaacaggttcaGGAAAAAATTAGCTCCCCTGAGATCCCACTGTAGTGATGTCAGGATCAAAACTAGTCCAAATCCAGAGCCTGGGCATGGGTTTACACAGCCACCAGGATGAGTTGAAGTGAAGGATGTACTTGGCCCATGGGTGGCATCATGTGCTTTGGAGGCTGTAGCTATATTTATTTGTAGCTAGGTGTTcattttgaagtttttaaaagaGATGTCTTCCAAATTGCACAACTTATCTGGAAGGATATTTGGATTTAGATCTAGTTTCCATAGTAAAGCAAGTCCTGGTGAGAGAGATTATGCCACACATTATTTGGTTTCAGAATTTGAGTTGCAGAAAAGCATGCGTTTGGTGTCTTGGACAAAGCTCAATGGAGAGAACATCAGAACCTGCAAAGCTGTATCTTCCCCTTCAGGGGCCCAGGTGATTTTAGTGGAAGCAGGACTGGCTGAATTTGGTAGTTACATGAGGTATCTATGTGGAAACCTGGCTTACCTGGCCCCACATTTCTGTTCTATTCCAATCATATTTTAGTGCCCCTCAAACATGAGGGCCGCAGGAGGATCTCTGTGCCTCTCGCCCTTGATCTGGCCCTGGGCCCTGACCATAGACAGGCTCTTGCTGTTCACTGCAAGGGCTGGCAAATGACTGTTGCTTAGGTGAGCACGCTGCTGAGGGACACAGCCCCCCACCCATCCCCGGGACACAGGCCCGCTCTGGATGAGACTGAACTGCGGCTTCCCTAGAGTCCTGTGCCTGCTAACAGGCCATCTGCCAGGGAGGAAGGGATGACCTGTGTTCCCCCTGCCCAACAGGAGGGGGGTGAGCCCCGCCGAGAAGGACACTTACTGACGGGGACCCGCCCATTCTCCAGGTGATCCCAGCTCCGGATTAGCCATTTGTGACAGCTTGCCTAAAACAAGCTCCCCATTATCTGCAAATCACAGGATTTTAAGGATGTATGAGATCCTGACTGGATCCTTTATTCTGCCTGTGAGCAAACCATGGCAGTAGGGACTCACTCGCTCATCTAACGGGGACTGCACACGTATGAGTTGGGCATGCGGAAGTGCACTTCTACCTGCAAGAAGCCTGTCTTGGAGAGGAACATATGCCCATTTCGCGTGCTGTTGAAGCTTCAGTTGAGGGAGGAACAGGGTGAGGACAGCAGAGAGGAGCAAGACCCCAGGGCCAGGGAGATGACATTTGGGCAGAGCATTGAAGAACAAATAGAGATTTTCTGTGCGGAGGAATGTGGACCACTGTTCTCCAGGCTAAGGAACCAGTGTGAGAGGTATGGAGGGGGGTGTGGGGACGGCTGGTaggtgggaggaaggagggatcAGAAAGGCAGAGGCCAGATCCCACCCTGTAAGTTTTGCTGGGAAATTTCAAAGTACCAGCAAGCCACTGagggacatttttttctttacttaaaaaataatagagaCATGCTCATGtagaaactgaaaaattcagTGTTACACACAACTCACATAAACTCAGCCCCTGACCCAGAGTTGGGGAACTTCCCTGGGGAGATTTCAGGCAGGGGCAGTGACTGCTCAGATTCAGATGGTAGAAAATCCCTGTGGTGGCAGATGAATAAGGCAGTTCCCTAACCTCAGGTGAGACACCTAGACCCTGCAGATGGGGGTCCTAGTGCTCTCTCACATAGTCTTGCAAATTTAGAGGTAAGTCCAGACGTTGAGAGAATGTGGAGGAGAAGGTTCCTCAGTAGTTCTATCTGCAGGAGGGAGGGTGAAATGGAAAGCTTCAGAGGGCGACCTTCAATGTCTCCAAGTGGTGGAAGGAAGGGAACTTCAAGCAGGAGCAGCAAAGCCCCCGCGTGTGGTGGGGGTAGTGGGAAGGCTGTGCAGTGCTCACCTACTGAGACTGGATGGGATCTGTTGCTGTGGAGTAAAAGCAGCGCCTGTTCTGTTGGAGGAATTGTATTCCAGACTTCCACCTCTGAACTCTGAACAGAGCTGCAGTTCCAGAGTTAGCCAGCAGGTAGCGCCCTGCTGCCATTCTTGGAGCCCCTAAGGTAGCCGGTATGAACCCCTGGCTGTGGGGTGcaagaagaggagaaaaggaagggaaagatcTGGCTTACTGTCCAACACCCTGTGGGCACTTTCTGTATGTTATTTCCTTGAATTCTCTCAACAGCCCAGAGAGGAGGTTGGTAGTGtcccatttcacagctgaggaacATGAGGCTTGGAGAGAGTACACCGAGCAACAGTTGGCAAGTGGTAAAGCAGGGCTCCGAACCTGCCCCTGAGGTTTTGGACTGTGAACAGCAGCAGGGAGCTCCCGACTTGGTCGCTTCCCTGCCTGTGCCCTGGGTCTGTGGGAAACCTTAGAGTTGGGttcctttctgatttttctccctCTCGATTTCTTACCCCTCTGTCTCAATCTCTGGTCCCCTTTGGGGTCTGTGGGCTCCAAGCACTGTCTCCACACGTTGGCCAGGCCTGGTGACGGACATCCTGCAGAAGCTATGGCGTCTCGGCCTGGGGTAAAGTTACCAATAGAAGTGAGATACGGTGAGATCTGGATGGAGCTCTCAGAAGGGAACCTCCAGTGCCAGGTCTCCAGCCTGCATGCACCGCCCGCCATTACCATGTTCTTCCTCACGCAGCCATGCTGCCCCTGGGTGCAGGCGCCTGTCTTCCCTCCCGGCACGTGTGCCCTCTCCCACTGACTTCAACTGCCCCAACCTGTGGACTGTTCCACCAGTATTCAAGCTCACTATTACTGCTCTTAAAGGGAGATGATACAAAAACCACTTCCCTACCCGCTACCTTAACCTCCTTCCAGTTCTCTGTTCCACTTTGCGGTGTAACTCCTGGAAAGAATGGTCTCATCTTGCTCTCTCCAGTTCTTCTCTT
The sequence above is a segment of the Manis pentadactyla isolate mManPen7 chromosome 4, mManPen7.hap1, whole genome shotgun sequence genome. Coding sequences within it:
- the PPP1R8 gene encoding nuclear inhibitor of protein phosphatase 1 isoform X2 gives rise to the protein MAAAANSGSSLPLFDCPTWAGKPPPGLHLDVVKGDKLIEKLIIDEKKYYLFGRNPDLCDFTIDHQSCSRVHAALVYHKHLKRVFLIDLNSTHGTFLGHIRLEPHKPQQIPIDSTVSFGASTRAYTLREKPQTLPSAVKGDEKMGGEDDELKGLLGLPEEETELDNLTEFNTAHNKRISTLTIEEGNLDIQRPKRKRKNSRVTFSEDDEIINPEDVDPSVGRFRNMVQTAVVPVKKKRMEGPGSLGLEETGSRRMQNFAFSGGLYGGLPPTHSEAGSQPHGIHGTALIGGLPMPYPNLAPDVDLTPVVPSAVNMNPAPNPAVYNPEAVNEPKKKKYAKEAWPGKKPTPSLLI
- the PPP1R8 gene encoding nuclear inhibitor of protein phosphatase 1 isoform X1, which translates into the protein MGGEDDELKGLLGLPEEETELDNLTEFNTAHNKRISTLTIEEGNLDIQRPKRKRKNSRVTFSEDDEIINPEDVDPSVGRFRNMVQTAVVPVKKKRMEGPGSLGLEETGSRRMQNFAFSGGLYGGLPPTHSEAGSQPHGIHGTALIGGLPMPYPNLAPDVDLTPVVPSAVNMNPAPNPAVYNPEAVNEPKKKKYAKEAWPGKKPTPSLLI
- the PPP1R8 gene encoding nuclear inhibitor of protein phosphatase 1 isoform X3, producing the protein MAAAANSGSSLPLFDCPTWAGKPPPGLHLDVVKGDKLIENLTEFNTAHNKRISTLTIEEGNLDIQRPKRKRKNSRVTFSEDDEIINPEDVDPSVGRFRNMVQTAVVPVKKKRMEGPGSLGLEETGSRRMQNFAFSGGLYGGLPPTHSEAGSQPHGIHGTALIGGLPMPYPNLAPDVDLTPVVPSAVNMNPAPNPAVYNPEAVNEPKKKKYAKEAWPGKKPTPSLLI
- the PPP1R8 gene encoding nuclear inhibitor of protein phosphatase 1 isoform X4, which translates into the protein MVQTAVVPVKKKRMEGPGSLGLEETGSRRMQNFAFSGGLYGGLPPTHSEAGSQPHGIHGTALIGGLPMPYPNLAPDVDLTPVVPSAVNMNPAPNPAVYNPEAVNEPKKKKYAKEAWPGKKPTPSLLI